A stretch of the Gracilinanus agilis isolate LMUSP501 chromosome 4, AgileGrace, whole genome shotgun sequence genome encodes the following:
- the GUSB gene encoding beta-glucuronidase: MSCWLWVAWVAALGSRALAGGMLYPQETPSRERKDLSGLWDFRADFSADRNQGFRERWYQRPLRETGPVLDMPVPASFNDVGQDGKLQNFIGWVWYERQVLVPQSWAQDPGTRVMLRIGSAHYYAIVWVNGVHVAEHEGGHLPFEADISRLVRSDPGESCRITIAINNTLTPHTLPPGEIQYETDRSRYPKNYFIQLIHFDFFNYAGLHRPVFLYTTPVSYIEDITVTTEVAQSTGLVNYEIVVHGSENFELEVLLWDKEGRVVAKGTGVRGQLEVPSAQLWWPYLMHEQPAYLYSLEVTLVVQTGAGTVSDLYSLPVGIRTVKVTHSQFLINGKPFYFHGVNKHEDSDIRGKGFDWALLVKDFNLLRWLGANSFRTSHYPYAEEVMQLCDRYGIVVIDEAPGVGIVLRESFGNISLNHHLQVMEELVQRDKNHPSVVMWSVANEPASWLPPAAFYFKTLIAHTKALDPTRPVTFVSNSKPETDNGAPYVDVICINNYYSWYHDSGHLEVIQLQASTTFDNWNKLYQKPIIQSEYGADSIPGFHQDPPKMFSEEYQKVVLQQYHLALDQKRKDYVIGELIWNFADFMTDQSTTRVMGNKKGIFTRQRQPKGSAFLLRERYWRIANETRHPHLAMITQCVENQLFYSFN; encoded by the exons ACGGGCCCTGTCCTGGACATGCCAGTCCCTGCCAGCTTTAACGACGTGGGCCAGGATGGCAAACTTCAGAACTTCATCGGCTGGGTGTGGTATGAGCGGCAAGTGTTGGTGCCTCAGAGCTGGGCCCAGGACCCAGGCACCAGAGTGATGCTAAGAATTGGCAGTGCCCACTACTACGCAATTGTG TGGGTGAATGGGGTCCACGTGGCCGAGCACGAGGGTGGCCACCTCCCCTTCGAAGCCGACATCAGCAGGTTGGTGCGATCCGATCCCGGGGAATCGTGTCGAATCACCATTGCCATCAACAACACCCTGACCCCCCACACGCTGCCCCCAGGCGAGATCCAGTATGAGACCGACAGATCCCG GTATCCCAAGAACTACTTTATTCAATTAATCCATTTTGACTTCTTCAACTATGCTGGGCTTCACCGTCCCGTCTTTCTCTACACCACCCCCGTCTCCTACATTGAGGACATCACTGTCACCACCGAGGTGGCCCAGAGCACAG GGCTGGTGAACTACGAGATTGTTGTACACGGCAGCGAGAACTTTGAGTTGGAAGTCTTGCTCTGGGACAAGGAAGGGAGAGTGGTGGCCAAGGGGACGGGGGTCCGGGGCCAACTGGAAGTACCCAGCGCCCAGCTCTGGTGGCCCTATCTGATGCATGAGCAGCCCGCCTACCTGTACTCCCTGGAG GTGACTCTGGTGGTCCAGACGGGAGCCGGGACCGTGTCCGACCTCTACAGCCTCCCTGTGGGCATCCGCACCGTGAAGGTCACGCACAGCCAGTTCCTTATCAATGGGAAGCCCTTCTATTTCCATGGGGTCAACAAGCACGAGGACTCTGAC ATCCGTGGGAAAGGATTCGACTGGGCTTTGCTGGTGAAGGATTTCAACCTGCTCCGATGGCTGGGGGCAAACTCCTTCCGTACAAGCCACTACCCCTATGCCGAGGAGGTGATGCAGCTCTGTGACCGATACGGGATAGTGGTCATCGACGAGGCGCCCGGCGTGGGGATTGTGCTGAG GGAGAGCTTTGGGAATATCTCTCTGAATCACCATCTACAGGTGATGGAGGAGCTAGTCCAGAGGGATAAGAATCACCCATCTGTGGTCATGTGGTCTGTGGCCAATGAGCCTGCTTCCTGGTTGCCACCTGCTGCCTTCTATTTCAA GACCCTGATTGCCCACACCAAAGCCTTGGACCCCACCCGGCCTGTAACCTTTGTGTCTAACTCCAAGCCGGAAACAGATAATGGG GCTCCATACGTGGATGTGATCTGTATAAACAATTATTATTCCTGGTACCATGATTCTGGGCACCTTGAAGTGATTCAGCTGCAGGCTAGCACTACATTTGACAACTGGAATAAATTATACCAGAAACCGATTATCCAAAGTGAGTACGGAGCGGACAGCATCCCCGGGTTTCACCAG GACCCTCCTAAAATGTTTAGTGAAGAATACCAAAAAGTCGTGCTGCAGCAGTATCATTTGGCTCTGGACCAAAAGCGCAAAGACTACGTGATTGGGGAGCTCATTTGGAATTTCGCCGACTTCATGACGGACCAAT CAACAACGAGAGTAATGGGGAACAAGAAGGGAATCTTCACCCGGCAGCGCCAACCCAAAGGTTCAGCATTCCTTCTGAGAGAAAGATACTGGAGAATTGCCAATGAAACCAGGCACCCTCATTTAGCCATGATTACACAGTGTGTGGAAAACCagcttttttattcctttaactAA